TGGCGCGCAAGCGGTTCAACGACGCCGCCCGCGACTACAACACCACGCGCCGCGGATTCTTCGCCTCGATGGTCGCCGACCGCGCGGGCTTCAAGGAAGCCCAGTACTTCAAGGCCGAAGAGCGGGCAGCCACCGCCCCGGCGGTGAAGTTTGACTAGGCGCCTCAAAAGCCGATTCGCCGCAGCGGTTCTGGCGGCATGCATGCTGGCGCTGGCGGTGCCGGCGCGAGCCGACGCCCCGCCGCTGGGCAGCCCCCAGGGCTTCGTGAACGATCGCGCGGGCGTTCTGACGGCCGAGCAGCGCAGTGCTCTGGAGCAGAAGCTGCGCGGCTACGCCGATGGCGAGCCGTTCGTCCAGATCGTCGTGCTGACGGTGGAGACGCTGGGCGGCGAGCCGGTCGAGGATTATGCCCAGAAGGTCTTCGACACCTGGAAGATCGGCCAGAAGGGCAAGGACAACGGCGTGCTGCTGCTGATCGCCGTCAAGGACCGCAAGCTGCGCATCCACAGCGGCTACGGCGTCGAGGGCAAGCTGACCGACGGGACGGCCGGCGACATCATCCGATACGAGATCACGCCGGCGTTCAAGAACAACGATTACGCGGCCGGCATCAACGCCGGCTGCGAGGCCATCGCCAAGGTGCTCACCGGCGAGTTTGACGCATCGAGCCGCTGGCAGCGTGACTTCGACAATCTCAGCGAAGGGCGCTTCTTCCTGGGCGCGATTGTCGCCATGATCGGCGGCGGCGTTGCGGGCCTGATATGGAAGAAGCACAAGATCGGCGGGTTGCTGGGGCTGATCGTCGCCATCGGGGCAATTGGGTTGCTGATCTGGTCGTGCATAGCGGCTTTCTTCTGGCTGTTTGCGATCATCGCGTTTATGAAGGGGCTGGGTGCCGGGGGCGGCCGCAGCGGAGGATTCTTCGGCGGCTCGGGCGGAGGCTGGAGCAGTGGCGGCGGCGGGGGTGGGGGCTTTGGCGGATTCGGCGGCGGCAGCAGCGGCGGCGGCGGGGCGTCGGGGAGCTGGTGACGACATGAAGAATATCGCACTGACACTGCTCAATGACGACCAGAAGGCCCGCGTGCGGGCGGCTATCGTCGACCTGGAGCGCACCACCAACGCCGAGGTCGTCGCCGCGCTGGTGGATTGCTCGCGGCCTTACTATCGCGTCGAGCTGCTGGCCGGTGCCGTTGCACTCGCCGCGTACGCCATCGTGGCCGGAGCGATGGTGACCGTTTGCACGATCATGGCCGCGCGCTCGTGGGCGGTGTGGGTTACGCTGCTGAGCAGTTGG
Above is a genomic segment from Planctomycetaceae bacterium containing:
- a CDS encoding TPM domain-containing protein encodes the protein MTRRLKSRFAAAVLAACMLALAVPARADAPPLGSPQGFVNDRAGVLTAEQRSALEQKLRGYADGEPFVQIVVLTVETLGGEPVEDYAQKVFDTWKIGQKGKDNGVLLLIAVKDRKLRIHSGYGVEGKLTDGTAGDIIRYEITPAFKNNDYAAGINAGCEAIAKVLTGEFDASSRWQRDFDNLSEGRFFLGAIVAMIGGGVAGLIWKKHKIGGLLGLIVAIGAIGLLIWSCIAAFFWLFAIIAFMKGLGAGGGRSGGFFGGSGGGWSSGGGGGGGFGGFGGGSSGGGGASGSW